One stretch of Candidatus Woesearchaeota archaeon DNA includes these proteins:
- a CDS encoding nucleotidyltransferase domain-containing protein, giving the protein MNNEEIILKELLRKEPQHIRELARNTSLHPNTIITTVNTLEKSNIIKTEKEDKKQVFYENNQKAKNRKVFYIIEEIISSGLIKHLEEYYSYPAIILFGSTAKGEFHENSDIDIAIITDDKKSADLRKFEKKLNKEIQTFIFNKAEFKKLNKELFNNIVNGIVLSGFAEVK; this is encoded by the coding sequence ATGAATAATGAAGAAATCATTCTAAAAGAATTGTTAAGAAAAGAGCCGCAACACATAAGAGAACTTGCCAGAAACACAAGCCTACACCCGAATACAATTATAACGACTGTAAACACTTTGGAAAAAAGTAATATTATAAAGACGGAGAAAGAAGACAAGAAACAAGTTTTCTATGAAAATAATCAAAAAGCAAAAAACAGGAAAGTTTTTTACATAATCGAAGAAATAATTAGTTCAGGACTAATAAAACATTTGGAGGAATATTATTCTTACCCAGCAATAATCTTGTTTGGCTCAACAGCCAAAGGAGAGTTCCACGAAAACAGCGATATTGACATTGCAATAATTACAGATGATAAAAAATCAGCAGATTTGCGAAAATTTGAGAAGAAACTAAATAAAGAAATCCAAACTTTTATCTTCAACAAAGCCGAGTTCAAAAAACTAAACAAGGAATTATTTAACAACATAGTGAATGGAATCGTGTTAAGTGGCTTTGCAGAGGTAAAATAG
- the cyaB gene encoding class IV adenylate cyclase, with protein sequence MKEIEILFRLEESKDSAFEKLKELEDKGIKRTIDYYYYFPEDEKFKPNEKGEILNWFRIRKKGDKTYFTFKHDYVKENGLWSHSDEYETEVSDFETAKKIVESMGMKPLITVDNTKHIFVKDDFELVVEDVKDLGLFLEVEILNAKEDADVEKERKRIFEFVKSLNLVVGKELNIGKPELMLNKNN encoded by the coding sequence ATGAAAGAAATCGAAATATTATTCAGATTGGAAGAATCAAAGGATTCTGCTTTTGAGAAGTTGAAAGAATTAGAGGATAAAGGTATTAAGAGAACAATAGATTATTACTATTATTTTCCTGAAGATGAAAAATTCAAGCCAAATGAAAAAGGAGAAATACTAAACTGGTTTAGAATAAGAAAAAAAGGAGACAAAACATATTTTACTTTCAAGCACGATTATGTTAAGGAAAATGGTCTGTGGTCTCATTCAGACGAATATGAAACGGAAGTGTCCGATTTTGAAACAGCCAAAAAAATTGTCGAAAGTATGGGCATGAAACCACTTATAACTGTTGATAATACAAAGCACATTTTTGTAAAAGATGATTTTGAACTTGTTGTTGAAGATGTGAAAGATCTTGGATTATTCTTGGAAGTGGAGATATTAAATGCAAAAGAAGATGCAGATGTGGAAAAAGAAAGAAAAAGAATATTTGAATTTGTCAAATCGTTAAATCTTGTTGTTGGAAAAGAATTGAACATTGGTAAGCCTGAATTAATGCTGAATAAAAATAATTGA
- a CDS encoding type II toxin-antitoxin system VapC family toxin produces MNKRIYLDTCVIIDFLLGRDSSAYELIMRAVDCMYFAIISDLVLEELKFQKYLREAQIFISLLKNANKIRICKYSQKEVEDAKKLAENYETHRNDALHKLLAKRENVDYLVTKNVKDFVCFTDIIIKKPREL; encoded by the coding sequence ATGAATAAAAGAATTTATTTGGATACTTGTGTAATAATAGATTTTTTGTTGGGGCGAGATTCATCTGCTTATGAATTAATTATGCGTGCTGTCGATTGTATGTATTTTGCCATAATTTCCGATCTTGTTCTTGAGGAGTTGAAGTTTCAGAAATATTTAAGAGAAGCACAGATTTTTATTTCCTTGTTAAAAAATGCCAATAAAATACGCATCTGCAAATATTCTCAAAAAGAAGTCGAAGATGCAAAAAAACTTGCTGAGAATTACGAAACACACAGGAATGATGCACTTCATAAATTGCTTGCTAAGAGAGAAAATGTCGATTATTTGGTCACTAAAAATGTTAAAGATTTTGTTTGCTTTACTGATATTATCATAAAAAAACCTAGAGAGTTATGA
- a CDS encoding ribbon-helix-helix domain-containing protein, translated as MVNKLVSIRVSNELIEETNMLVTELGFNNMQEFVRDAWRTAVEKQKLMYVKKELTKLYGCAKHKNIKEKTKKEIEEHIQKVFFDKFEK; from the coding sequence ATGGTAAATAAACTGGTAAGTATAAGGGTTTCAAATGAGCTCATAGAAGAAACAAATATGTTGGTAACCGAGCTAGGTTTTAACAATATGCAGGAGTTTGTTAGAGATGCATGGAGAACAGCAGTAGAGAAACAAAAATTGATGTATGTTAAAAAAGAACTAACAAAACTTTATGGATGTGCCAAACACAAGAATATTAAAGAGAAAACGAAGAAAGAAATAGAAGAACACATACAAAAAGTCTTCTTTGACAAGTTCGAAAAATAA
- a CDS encoding HAD family phosphatase, with the protein MIKAIIFDFDGVVVDTEAVKFEHLSNVLVEKGFSTKDLTLKSLIGKKTRHFLQEIFPEITEKEINQIYLERSKLHKEQQEKYILIEGLVDLLKFLKKSNFTIALCTGSENQLVESVLKHNKIEKYFETIVTGEDFSSSKPDPECYEKTLEKLNLNTKDVIIIEDSPAGIIAGKAVGASVFGLMTYLNESELKDADKVFKSHVDLLDFFKKAFMSE; encoded by the coding sequence ATGATTAAAGCAATAATCTTTGATTTTGATGGCGTAGTTGTTGATACGGAAGCTGTTAAATTTGAGCATTTATCAAATGTTCTGGTTGAAAAAGGATTCTCAACTAAGGATTTGACTTTGAAATCATTAATAGGTAAAAAGACACGGCATTTTCTTCAGGAAATATTTCCAGAAATTACAGAAAAGGAAATCAATCAAATATATCTTGAAAGATCAAAGCTTCACAAAGAACAGCAAGAAAAATACATTTTAATTGAAGGATTAGTAGATTTGTTAAAGTTTCTAAAAAAATCAAATTTTACGATTGCACTTTGTACAGGTTCTGAAAATCAACTAGTTGAAAGTGTTTTAAAGCATAACAAGATAGAGAAATATTTTGAAACTATAGTCACAGGAGAAGATTTTTCTTCATCCAAACCAGATCCTGAGTGTTACGAGAAAACTCTTGAAAAACTTAATTTAAATACTAAAGATGTAATAATCATCGAAGATTCTCCAGCAGGAATAATTGCTGGTAAAGCAGTTGGCGCGAGTGTATTTGGTTTGATGACATATTTGAATGAGTCCGAACTTAAAGATGCTGATAAAGTATTCAAGTCTCATGTGGATTTATTAGATTTCT